GACGCCTCTACACTGGCAGGCCCCCTGTTTTTCCAAGGATGAAACCGCATGCACACGCCTGAACCCCATATCGTCATCCAGCGCTTTACCGAGGCCCACCTTGAAGGCGTCGCCGCGCTCTACAACGAGCCGGCGGTGTGTCGTCAGGTGCTGCAGATGCCGTTCCAGTCGATCGAGGTGTGGCGCAAGCGCCTGGTGCTGGATGACGAGCGTCGCCTGCAACTGGTGGCATTGCATGGCGGCGAAGTGGTGGGCCAGCTGGGGCTGCAACAGTACTTGCGCGTGCGCCAGGCCCACGTCGGCACGTTCGGCATGGGCGTGGCGACCGCCTGGCAGGGCAAGGGCGTGGGGTCGCGGCTGTTGAAGACGGCCCTGGACGTGGCCGACAACTGGATGAACCTGCACCGCGTCGAGTTGACGGTGTACGCCGACAACCAGGCCGCGCAACGCCTGTACCGCACGTTTGGTTTCGAAGTGGAAGGAGTGCTGCGCGACTACGCCCTGCGTGACGGCGTGTATGTCGACACCGTCAGCATGGCGCGTCTGCGCCCGTCGGCTTAATCCTGCACTGCAAACGCCACCGCAGCCTGTGCATGCAGCTCGGTGGTGTCCAGCAGCGGCAGGTCCGTGTGTTCAGGCTTGATCAGCAGACCAATCTCCGTGCACCCGAG
The sequence above is drawn from the Pseudomonas quebecensis genome and encodes:
- a CDS encoding GNAT family N-acetyltransferase, with product MHTPEPHIVIQRFTEAHLEGVAALYNEPAVCRQVLQMPFQSIEVWRKRLVLDDERRLQLVALHGGEVVGQLGLQQYLRVRQAHVGTFGMGVATAWQGKGVGSRLLKTALDVADNWMNLHRVELTVYADNQAAQRLYRTFGFEVEGVLRDYALRDGVYVDTVSMARLRPSA